The Bacteroidia bacterium genomic interval TGCTCTCCTCGATTTACCTCTCCCAGATAGTCCTGAATTTCGCTTTGAGAGCTATTCATGATGCGCTGGATGAGTTCGAGAAACTCGGTCCTATGTCCCTCAGTAATCAACCAATCCTGCACTTCGTCAAAATCCTCCTGATCCTGTATATCCCATTCTTTTTTCAAGCGCTTTCGGGCATACTTCATGGAGCTATTGCTGAGTTGCGCGCCGCCGAGTACATAGAGCTTACGGTTCTGAACCCGATAAAGCAGCGCAAGGGCAGCCATGCTCCACATATTGGGGCTGTTTTCTTTGGCTTTGCTATACCTGCGAGGAAGCATGGCAGTTCGTAAACCTGCCTTGGCTGAATTTCGAATCTTGTTAAATCGAATGAGCCACCAAAGTGCTCCCAGCGTGATCAGGCTATACAAAGAGCTATAGAGCCAGCCACCCATTTTATGGAATTCTGTTCCGGCCCAAAAGAGTACCAGGCCTGCGCCTATAAAGCTGGCTAGTACTTTTACATAATATTCGGGATTACGGAGCCCTTGCTCTTTTCCTTCAGATCCGAGGATCTTTTTTTGCCTCACGGCTCGTAGACCCAGATAGAAAAGGAAAATTCCCAGGGCAGCGATGAGGTAAGGAGAAAAAGCAGGTTCGTTCATGTGAAAAGCCGA includes:
- a CDS encoding DUF1266 domain-containing protein, giving the protein MNEPAFSPYLIAALGIFLFYLGLRAVRQKKILGSEGKEQGLRNPEYYVKVLASFIGAGLVLFWAGTEFHKMGGWLYSSLYSLITLGALWWLIRFNKIRNSAKAGLRTAMLPRRYSKAKENSPNMWSMAALALLYRVQNRKLYVLGGAQLSNSSMKYARKRLKKEWDIQDQEDFDEVQDWLITEGHRTEFLELIQRIMNSSQSEIQDYLGEVNRGEHAMSTKAEIAEEKARVEMIEEEGSKLKNQGFMAWDQLRYMENCGLGYLAGYLDEETAWENLNSIATALQSRYDSWKDMGEAYLMGREFWSAIDYSKKGKLYEKTLHRLLSDKRSPWNQIKWDMPLLKQ